One region of Halodesulfovibrio sp. genomic DNA includes:
- a CDS encoding DEAD/DEAH box helicase, giving the protein MTTPETNSNPLEESSPANEHTFDQFSFDQRICSGLNACKFTTPTPVQQAVIPVLLDRQDTIALANTGTGKTAAFILPLLQYLATNDALKRGPVRALILAPTRELALQIQKTCITLGQQTGYRCGAIYGGAGAAPQKKAAKASTIIVATPGRLLDFMDQKEIRLGGVDTLIIDEADRMFDLGFLPDIQKILDRVPSKRTTAFFSATMPKPIEQLACTYTKDPKVIDVRTEEAKPDIAHEIFTVPPHLKKKLLLALMPLLMNDSDDLVHKQKRAEHSPHSDQDGGIIIFANTKETCRELERMLAGKFGEVAALHSDLSQSKRNKMLEKMQTGEARILVATDLVARGIDLDHITHIIQFDAPDSPHKYIHRVGRTARAYRKGTAITLIGEKNLMDMLQMEQEIGKSFALRKLGNFNYNEQSGNNKSDSRGDFRRKPNTKRKPQGKKPQGKKTGGARNNTKQRRKR; this is encoded by the coding sequence ATGACCACGCCCGAAACAAATTCCAATCCCCTTGAAGAAAGCAGCCCTGCCAACGAACATACTTTTGACCAATTTTCCTTCGATCAGCGAATCTGTTCCGGTCTCAACGCATGCAAATTCACTACCCCAACTCCAGTACAGCAGGCAGTCATTCCTGTTTTATTAGACAGACAGGATACCATTGCTCTTGCTAACACCGGCACAGGGAAAACCGCAGCCTTCATTCTTCCTTTGCTCCAATATTTAGCTACAAACGATGCCTTAAAACGTGGTCCTGTTCGCGCTCTCATTCTTGCTCCGACTCGTGAACTCGCACTGCAAATTCAAAAAACTTGCATTACGCTCGGACAGCAAACAGGCTACCGTTGTGGAGCAATTTACGGTGGAGCAGGAGCAGCCCCGCAGAAAAAAGCCGCCAAAGCATCTACTATTATTGTAGCGACACCGGGGCGACTGCTCGATTTTATGGATCAAAAAGAAATTCGGCTCGGCGGAGTGGATACCCTCATCATCGATGAAGCAGACCGCATGTTCGATCTCGGATTTTTGCCGGACATTCAGAAAATATTAGACCGCGTTCCATCCAAACGAACCACAGCATTCTTTTCTGCAACAATGCCGAAACCGATTGAACAGCTTGCGTGCACCTATACCAAAGACCCTAAAGTGATTGATGTACGGACAGAAGAAGCAAAGCCCGACATCGCACATGAAATTTTTACTGTTCCGCCGCACCTTAAAAAGAAGCTGCTTCTGGCACTTATGCCACTGCTGATGAACGATTCCGACGACCTTGTTCATAAGCAAAAACGTGCAGAACATAGCCCGCACTCTGACCAAGACGGCGGTATCATCATCTTTGCCAACACCAAAGAAACTTGCCGCGAACTTGAAAGAATGCTTGCCGGAAAATTTGGCGAAGTAGCCGCGCTGCATAGTGATCTATCGCAGTCCAAACGAAATAAGATGCTTGAAAAAATGCAAACAGGAGAAGCACGAATACTCGTTGCAACCGACCTCGTTGCACGCGGCATCGACCTCGATCACATCACCCACATTATCCAGTTCGACGCTCCGGACAGCCCACACAAATACATTCACCGTGTCGGTCGAACAGCGCGCGCATACCGCAAAGGTACAGCTATCACCCTCATCGGTGAAAAAAATCTTATGGATATGCTGCAAATGGAGCAGGAAATCGGTAAATCATTCGCGCTGCGTAAGTTGGGTAACTTCAATTACAATGAGCAGTCAGGAAATAATAAGAGTGATTCCCGTGGAGATTTCCGTCGCAAACCGAATACGAAACGCAAACCGCAAGGCAAAAAGCCTCAAGGCAAGAAAACAGGCGGTGCGCGTAATAATACAAAGCAACGCCGTAAACGGTAA
- a CDS encoding peptidase U32 family protein, giving the protein MSKKLPELLCPAGDMDRLDSALLYGADACYLGGKKHSLRASSGGFDWEELEVACAKAHAKDASIYYTLNILPHEKHLAGVEESLERLAESSVDGLIIADPGVLRMARRIAPNKAIHLSTQANTSNSEAVGFWHDLGIERVNVARELGAHAISNLTKAYPAMEFEVFVHGAMCLALSGRCLLSSWMSQRPANLGECTHPCRFEYKGLEVQDMRLTVEEGMREGPTWDVTHEGPHSAFWAPEDLCLVKYMRWFYQNNVASLKIEGRMKTPSYVAHVVDVYRTAIDDVAAKRFRYDEYIRELQNTASRNLSTGFFLPKGHRKSVPPLPKKDCTPIVAKLVQKEDETKWQIAVRSPFRADRPVQVMVPGLKRPVLPVGAFQLENHRGEAVDVVHPGMFGFIRCESEHFAEGLFLRG; this is encoded by the coding sequence ATGAGTAAAAAATTGCCTGAACTGCTTTGTCCGGCAGGAGATATGGACAGACTTGATTCTGCACTGCTGTATGGTGCGGATGCTTGTTATCTTGGTGGAAAAAAACACAGCCTGCGCGCAAGCTCCGGCGGGTTTGACTGGGAAGAATTGGAAGTTGCCTGTGCAAAAGCACATGCGAAAGACGCTTCTATTTACTACACCTTGAATATTTTACCACATGAGAAGCACCTCGCTGGTGTTGAAGAATCTCTTGAACGCCTTGCCGAATCAAGCGTGGATGGATTGATTATCGCTGATCCCGGTGTGTTGCGGATGGCACGTCGTATTGCACCGAACAAAGCAATTCATTTGAGCACGCAAGCGAACACCTCGAATAGTGAAGCTGTTGGTTTTTGGCATGACCTCGGTATTGAGCGCGTCAACGTTGCGCGTGAACTGGGCGCACACGCCATCAGCAATTTGACCAAAGCATACCCTGCTATGGAATTTGAAGTGTTTGTTCATGGTGCAATGTGCCTTGCGCTTTCCGGTCGTTGTCTGCTTTCTTCATGGATGAGCCAGCGTCCTGCAAACCTTGGTGAATGCACACATCCATGCCGCTTTGAATACAAGGGCTTGGAAGTTCAGGATATGCGTTTGACTGTTGAAGAGGGCATGCGCGAAGGTCCTACTTGGGATGTAACTCACGAAGGTCCACATAGTGCGTTCTGGGCACCGGAAGATTTGTGTCTGGTAAAATACATGCGTTGGTTCTATCAGAACAATGTAGCTTCCCTTAAAATTGAAGGGCGCATGAAAACCCCTAGCTACGTCGCACATGTTGTAGATGTATACCGAACTGCAATTGATGACGTTGCTGCCAAGCGCTTCCGCTATGATGAGTATATTCGTGAGCTGCAAAACACTGCATCAAGAAATTTAAGCACAGGCTTCTTCCTTCCTAAAGGACATCGCAAATCTGTGCCGCCGCTCCCGAAAAAAGATTGCACTCCTATTGTAGCAAAGCTCGTGCAAAAAGAAGATGAAACAAAGTGGCAGATTGCTGTCCGTTCACCTTTCAGAGCTGACAGACCTGTGCAGGTTATGGTTCCGGGGCTGAAACGTCCTGTATTGCCTGTGGGTGCGTTCCAATTGGAAAACCACCGTGGCGAAGCTGTAGATGTTGTACATCCGGGAATGTTCGGATTTATCCGCTGTGAAAGCGAACATTTTGCAGAAGGACTTTTCTTACGAGGCTAA
- a CDS encoding PHP domain-containing protein codes for MARTYIDLHTHSTASDGSDSPEELVRLAKKRNITTLALTDHDTVAGVEEAMETGKELGVDVISGCELGVKTDFGEIHLLGLWLDPKAEKLQKVMGELRDYRAERNKIIVEKLQALGMDITYEEVLEAAGEGSVGRPHIAQVLVQKKYFKSVKKVFAEMLCDGGKAYAPKKVLSPVEGVKLLKEEGATVSWAHMCIHGRSTEYLHDMIETLKPHGLDALEAYHSEHNAASTRLVVELAAVHGLALTGGSDYHGAVKPNIALGRGKGGLFVPHMVLDKLKELRRKQGLPV; via the coding sequence ATGGCTCGGACATATATAGATTTACATACGCATTCGACCGCATCTGACGGGAGCGATTCTCCCGAAGAGCTGGTTCGACTGGCAAAAAAACGCAATATCACTACGCTGGCGTTGACAGACCACGATACCGTTGCCGGTGTTGAAGAAGCCATGGAGACAGGGAAGGAACTGGGTGTAGATGTTATTTCCGGTTGTGAGCTTGGAGTAAAAACAGACTTCGGCGAAATTCATCTCCTCGGTCTCTGGCTTGATCCTAAAGCTGAGAAGCTGCAAAAGGTAATGGGCGAACTGCGCGACTACAGAGCAGAGCGTAACAAAATTATTGTTGAAAAGTTGCAGGCGCTCGGCATGGATATTACCTACGAAGAAGTTCTTGAAGCCGCAGGTGAAGGCTCTGTAGGACGTCCGCATATTGCACAGGTTTTGGTGCAGAAAAAATATTTTAAGTCCGTGAAAAAAGTTTTTGCAGAAATGTTGTGTGATGGCGGTAAAGCATATGCCCCTAAAAAAGTACTCAGCCCTGTTGAAGGGGTTAAGTTGCTTAAAGAAGAAGGCGCTACCGTTTCATGGGCACATATGTGCATTCATGGTCGCTCGACAGAGTATCTTCATGATATGATTGAGACATTAAAGCCCCACGGGCTGGATGCTCTTGAAGCGTACCACAGCGAACATAATGCTGCCTCTACACGACTGGTTGTTGAACTTGCCGCAGTGCATGGGCTTGCACTCACTGGCGGTTCGGACTATCACGGCGCGGTGAAACCTAATATTGCGTTGGGTCGTGGTAAGGGTGGATTATTTGTACCGCACATGGTGCTTGATAAATTAAAAGAACTACGCCGCAAGCAGGGGCTTCCTGTTTAA
- a CDS encoding Trm112 family protein, with product MTVQADLLKILACPKCKSSLKLTDDKDGLSCAKCSVVYPIREDIPVMLVEEAVALEDWNNGVRETK from the coding sequence GTGACTGTACAAGCTGATTTACTCAAGATTCTTGCATGTCCGAAATGTAAGAGTTCCCTCAAACTCACTGATGATAAAGACGGACTTTCCTGCGCTAAATGCAGCGTTGTGTACCCAATCCGTGAAGATATCCCTGTAATGCTGGTTGAAGAAGCTGTTGCTCTCGAAGACTGGAATAACGGCGTTCGAGAAACCAAATAG
- a CDS encoding Hsp20/alpha crystallin family protein — protein sequence MVINYGSFYDFPHLFDKLMNDLHNPQPTSARRATFPPLYISEDDTNVFVRALLPGAAMEEVELIIEDNTLVLKGELKPVQGKYHQQERPTGSFQRLIKINVPIHKDAITATMKSGMLFVQLPKSTAMQPRTIHIQPR from the coding sequence ATGGTTATAAATTATGGATCGTTTTACGACTTCCCCCATTTGTTCGACAAATTGATGAATGATCTGCACAACCCGCAGCCTACATCTGCCAGACGCGCCACGTTTCCTCCGCTGTATATCAGTGAAGACGATACTAACGTGTTTGTGCGAGCGTTACTGCCCGGTGCTGCAATGGAAGAAGTAGAGTTAATTATTGAAGACAATACGTTGGTTCTTAAGGGTGAATTAAAACCCGTTCAGGGAAAATATCACCAGCAGGAACGCCCAACAGGATCGTTTCAGCGACTAATAAAAATCAACGTACCTATTCATAAAGATGCCATAACAGCCACCATGAAATCCGGCATGCTGTTTGTTCAGCTTCCTAAGTCAACGGCTATGCAGCCACGCACAATCCATATTCAACCAAGGTAA
- a CDS encoding Hsp20/alpha crystallin family protein: MQQIPNRMGKRPRVQPHTDFVEREDGFYLYLDMPGVEKEKLTLDIEDDKLSLQAKSDFGLSSGERVHSMEFGEVEYYAQFEVSELVDKQKVSAKFENGVLTIYLPKRKEAPPKRIKIEVL, translated from the coding sequence ATGCAGCAAATACCTAACAGAATGGGAAAACGACCACGAGTTCAACCGCACACGGATTTTGTAGAGCGAGAAGACGGTTTTTATCTGTATCTCGACATGCCGGGAGTGGAAAAAGAAAAACTGACGCTGGATATTGAAGACGACAAGCTCTCACTTCAAGCAAAGTCAGATTTTGGACTTTCTTCCGGTGAACGTGTGCACTCGATGGAATTTGGCGAAGTGGAATATTATGCCCAATTTGAAGTAAGCGAACTTGTTGATAAGCAAAAAGTAAGCGCTAAATTCGAAAACGGTGTATTGACGATTTATCTTCCCAAACGGAAAGAAGCGCCACCAAAGCGTATTAAAATCGAAGTTTTATAA
- the yfcE gene encoding phosphodiesterase, giving the protein MKILFISDLHGSYSRAKTVLDKAEKINPDGIVLLGDLLYHGPRNPLPEGHDPKATVTLLNSYKEKIIAVRGNCDAEVDQMVLEFPIMSDFSWLVADGHRIFLTHGHLWNPENMPPLCAGDTFVYGHVHRPKAYTNENGINIWNPGSCSLPKQSDRPTFATFEDNTFRVFEFDDTCILEQKL; this is encoded by the coding sequence ATGAAAATTTTATTTATTTCAGATTTGCACGGCTCCTACAGCCGTGCAAAAACTGTTTTGGACAAAGCAGAAAAAATTAATCCTGACGGTATCGTACTGCTTGGAGACCTGCTGTACCACGGTCCACGCAATCCTCTTCCAGAAGGGCACGACCCCAAAGCCACAGTAACCCTGCTCAACAGCTACAAAGAAAAAATTATCGCGGTTCGCGGTAACTGCGATGCTGAAGTAGATCAGATGGTTTTGGAGTTTCCTATAATGTCTGATTTCTCATGGCTGGTTGCTGATGGGCACCGTATCTTTTTGACCCACGGTCATTTATGGAATCCTGAAAACATGCCTCCGCTTTGCGCTGGAGACACATTTGTGTACGGACACGTTCATCGTCCCAAAGCCTACACGAATGAAAACGGCATCAACATTTGGAACCCCGGTTCCTGTTCGCTGCCAAAGCAGAGCGACCGCCCTACATTCGCAACATTCGAAGATAACACATTCCGCGTTTTTGAATTCGACGACACCTGTATTCTTGAACAGAAATTGTAG
- a CDS encoding tRNA-dihydrouridine synthase family protein: MHAAELLSAPITLRGKTIQNRLCLAPMAGLGHIAYRAIAAHYGGYGLLFTGMCSARAVPTENRHKSPVFNWQDEELPSLVCQLFGAAPDDMVIAAKRVQEENFFGVDINMGCSVSPIVDRQCGADLMRDVDRACEMVEKVRNAVDIPLFVKFRTGWQNEPEPAIAFAKMLEQAGADALTFHPRVAPDRRTKRPRIDDIKLVKDAVSIPVFGNGDVWDAASAYAMVDRTNCDGLAIGRAAISKPWMFAELTQGFEPTPETYKETLFMFLDQIEKWYDPSRAIKLYKKYCMYFAANFSFGNKLFGQLIAGDSMEKMRENAERCFSDRIPQISKSLNALMMNR; encoded by the coding sequence ATGCACGCTGCTGAATTATTATCTGCGCCCATCACACTACGCGGAAAGACTATTCAAAACCGTTTGTGCCTTGCGCCAATGGCGGGTCTGGGGCACATAGCCTACCGCGCCATTGCTGCTCATTACGGAGGGTACGGACTACTCTTCACCGGTATGTGCAGTGCTCGTGCTGTGCCAACAGAAAACCGGCATAAATCCCCAGTATTTAACTGGCAAGATGAGGAATTACCGTCACTAGTCTGTCAGCTTTTTGGTGCTGCACCGGACGACATGGTCATTGCAGCAAAACGCGTTCAAGAAGAAAACTTCTTTGGTGTCGACATCAACATGGGCTGCTCTGTGTCTCCCATTGTGGACAGACAATGCGGTGCAGACCTTATGCGCGATGTTGATAGAGCCTGCGAAATGGTCGAAAAAGTGCGTAATGCAGTTGATATTCCATTGTTCGTCAAATTCAGAACAGGATGGCAAAACGAACCGGAACCAGCTATTGCCTTTGCTAAAATGCTTGAGCAGGCAGGTGCAGACGCGTTGACATTTCACCCTAGAGTTGCGCCAGACAGAAGAACCAAGCGTCCACGCATTGACGATATCAAGCTCGTCAAAGACGCTGTTTCTATTCCGGTCTTCGGCAACGGGGATGTATGGGATGCTGCTTCTGCATACGCAATGGTCGACCGTACCAACTGTGACGGACTCGCCATAGGGCGTGCCGCAATCTCAAAGCCGTGGATGTTTGCCGAACTGACTCAGGGTTTCGAGCCGACACCGGAAACATACAAAGAGACACTCTTCATGTTTCTGGATCAAATTGAAAAATGGTACGACCCAAGCAGAGCAATCAAGCTGTACAAAAAGTACTGCATGTACTTCGCGGCTAACTTCTCATTTGGTAACAAGTTATTTGGACAGCTTATTGCCGGAGACTCTATGGAAAAAATGCGCGAAAACGCAGAGCGCTGTTTCAGCGACCGAATTCCGCAAATATCCAAGAGCCTCAACGCTCTCATGATGAACAGATAG